A single Tuberibacillus sp. Marseille-P3662 DNA region contains:
- a CDS encoding mechanosensitive ion channel family protein: MNNFISAPFWTELLVKFGANIIEFIAVVIIYFVLKRVGSKIIARSFDRYKQRRDVSSNRIYTLEKLTASAYTYVLFFIFLVLAFNAFGLPTASLIAGASVIGLAVGFGAQGLVSDVVTGFFILLEKQIDVGDYVTTAGFGGIVEEVGLRTTKIRSFDGTLNYIPNRQIATVSNHTRGNMRALVDLGIAYEENVDDAITVIQEACNQAAENDDRIKEGPDVVGVQAFGSSDIVIRVIAQTENMEQWAVERDLRKAIKWALDTNNIEIPYPHQVNIDKNA, translated from the coding sequence ATGAACAACTTTATCAGCGCGCCATTTTGGACAGAATTACTTGTCAAATTCGGTGCCAATATCATCGAATTCATCGCTGTTGTCATTATTTACTTTGTATTAAAAAGGGTCGGTTCAAAAATTATCGCCCGTTCTTTTGACCGTTACAAACAGCGAAGGGACGTCTCCTCAAATCGCATCTACACATTAGAAAAATTAACAGCCAGTGCCTATACATACGTCCTCTTTTTCATATTTCTTGTTCTCGCTTTTAATGCGTTTGGACTTCCTACAGCGAGCCTAATTGCCGGGGCTAGTGTTATTGGCCTAGCTGTCGGTTTCGGTGCTCAAGGATTAGTCAGTGATGTCGTGACAGGGTTCTTTATTTTATTAGAAAAGCAAATAGATGTCGGCGATTATGTCACAACGGCAGGTTTTGGCGGCATTGTCGAAGAAGTCGGCTTACGCACTACTAAAATCCGGAGTTTTGACGGAACATTAAATTATATACCCAACCGGCAAATTGCTACTGTCAGCAACCATACTCGAGGAAATATGCGTGCGCTTGTTGATCTGGGTATAGCCTACGAAGAGAATGTTGACGATGCCATTACTGTCATCCAAGAGGCTTGTAACCAAGCTGCGGAGAATGATGACCGGATTAAGGAAGGGCCTGATGTCGTCGGTGTTCAAGCCTTTGGTTCGTCAGATATCGTCATCCGCGTCATTGCTCAAACAGAAAATATGGAACAATGGGCGGTTGAACGCGATTTGCGCAAAGCCATTAAATGGGCATTGGATACCAATAACATCGAAATTCCCTACCCGCATCAAGTTAATATTGATAAAAATGCCTAA
- a CDS encoding TrkH family potassium uptake protein produces the protein MPTLKNNIISKRLSPPQILALGFTFIILIGAVLLCLPVATHGSISLIDAWFTSTSATMVTGLTVVDTGATFTLFGQVVILCLIQVGGLSFMSFAVLIIMVLGRKVGLRQRMLIQQALSQDSLGGVVRLVRILLIYTLVTEGIAMFFLALYWIPKMGLGQGLYYSVFHVISAFNNAGFTLWSDSLMRFVGDPVVNLIIMVLFVTGGLGFTVIYDIWFTKEFKNLTLHTKLMIAGTIGINIVAVLLFFLLEYMNPGTLGHLSLFKKFLASIFQGLTPRSAGFNTVDISEVTDGTAIITSMLMFIGAGSGSTASGIKLTTFLAILLAVIAFIRGRDNTVAFGRTIRQGAIMRAISIVIISLTIFFIALIILSITENQPFVPLLFEVASAVGTCGLSMGVTPELSIAGKVIVIVLMFFGRMGPLTLAFSLATPKKDNIRFPNGDVFTG, from the coding sequence ATGCCGACTCTAAAAAATAACATCATATCAAAGCGCCTAAGTCCACCGCAAATCTTAGCACTAGGTTTTACCTTCATTATTTTAATAGGAGCGGTACTTTTATGCTTGCCTGTAGCAACTCATGGATCTATTAGTCTTATTGATGCGTGGTTCACCTCGACTTCGGCGACCATGGTTACAGGATTGACAGTTGTCGATACTGGGGCGACATTCACCCTGTTTGGTCAAGTCGTCATCTTGTGTTTGATTCAAGTTGGCGGGTTAAGTTTTATGTCGTTTGCGGTCTTAATTATTATGGTTCTGGGACGGAAAGTGGGCCTAAGACAGCGCATGCTTATCCAACAAGCATTGAGTCAAGATTCACTGGGTGGCGTTGTGCGGCTCGTTAGAATTCTACTGATCTATACGTTGGTTACAGAAGGGATTGCCATGTTCTTCTTGGCATTATATTGGATACCCAAAATGGGTCTGGGACAAGGGCTTTATTATAGTGTTTTTCATGTGATATCAGCTTTTAATAATGCTGGGTTTACATTATGGTCAGACAGTTTAATGCGCTTTGTAGGTGATCCGGTTGTGAATCTTATCATTATGGTATTGTTTGTCACGGGTGGACTTGGTTTCACGGTCATCTATGATATTTGGTTTACAAAAGAGTTTAAAAACTTGACGCTCCATACCAAATTAATGATTGCCGGGACCATTGGCATTAACATCGTTGCTGTTCTACTATTCTTTCTCTTAGAATATATGAATCCTGGTACATTAGGGCACCTATCACTGTTTAAGAAATTTCTAGCATCTATTTTTCAAGGGTTGACCCCGCGATCAGCCGGGTTTAATACTGTAGATATATCAGAAGTCACAGATGGAACAGCCATTATTACTTCCATGCTCATGTTCATTGGCGCTGGAAGTGGATCAACGGCAAGCGGGATTAAATTAACCACGTTTCTAGCGATTTTATTGGCTGTTATTGCTTTTATCAGAGGGAGAGACAACACAGTTGCTTTCGGCCGCACCATTCGTCAAGGGGCGATTATGCGTGCCATATCTATTGTGATCATTTCATTAACGATATTTTTTATCGCACTTATTATCTTATCGATTACGGAAAATCAACCGTTTGTCCCATTATTATTTGAAGTAGCCTCAGCCGTTGGAACATGCGGGTTATCTATGGGCGTCACGCCCGAATTATCGATAGCGGGAAAAGTGATTGTCATTGTGTTAATGTTCTTTGGCAGAATGGGGCCATTAACCTTAGCATTCTCATTAGCAACACCTAAGAAAGACAATATCCGCTTTCCTAATGGCGATGTCTTTACAGGATAA